Proteins from a genomic interval of Polaribacter sp. Q13:
- a CDS encoding PKD domain-containing protein, protein MIYKLIKKINKSIFIIPFILLGLVSCVDNGYEAFVPPTGNVNNIQPSTLFTTSTSADDNMSIVFRSYSTDAASYLWDFGDGTTSEEANPDYKYTIGGKYNVKLTTTSSDGLKAIDSVIVSPISVDFNFSNIDSKVTFENLTSGAKSLVWDFGDGETLTWDSEKDTELDPSFNPSHIYKTADTFGATLTATNFLDVQVSVSKNIEGLVLSTVPDFTFDVNGLTVQFTDASLLATTHTWDFGDGTTSTEVSPMHTFPAEATYDVTLTTTNEAGVSKSETKAVPVGAVKPTFKAIVQNGTADDFQGETGDNADAWDMTPNSKVKLDADNGVESDSPYRALWNNSDLNSYIDTAFGTNEQPGSSSDGSYVNGEKTRSVKLANDSRRLYQLVEVEAGVVYSFTIDTRSEAEGINTEVFILNNEITSEEDINTDPANNSNVDAYLNITNDYNSSKGSASDNTFTTSTFTFKATSNIVVIYARALKAVDSSNEVFIDNIDIITPGF, encoded by the coding sequence ATGATTTATAAATTAATTAAAAAAATCAATAAAAGTATTTTTATAATACCTTTTATCCTTTTAGGGCTTGTATCTTGTGTTGATAATGGATACGAAGCTTTTGTACCGCCAACAGGTAATGTAAATAACATACAACCTAGTACACTTTTTACTACAAGTACAAGTGCAGATGATAATATGTCTATTGTATTTAGAAGTTATTCTACAGATGCTGCTTCTTACTTATGGGATTTTGGTGATGGAACAACTTCAGAAGAGGCAAATCCAGATTATAAATACACTATAGGTGGTAAGTATAATGTAAAATTAACTACTACGAGTTCAGATGGGTTAAAAGCAATAGATTCAGTAATAGTATCACCTATTTCTGTAGATTTTAATTTTTCAAATATAGACTCTAAAGTTACTTTCGAAAACTTAACTTCTGGTGCAAAATCATTAGTTTGGGATTTTGGAGACGGAGAAACTTTAACATGGGACTCTGAAAAAGATACAGAGTTAGATCCAAGTTTTAATCCATCTCATATATATAAAACGGCAGATACTTTTGGAGCTACTTTAACAGCAACTAACTTTTTAGATGTTCAGGTTTCTGTTTCAAAAAATATAGAAGGATTGGTTTTATCTACAGTGCCAGATTTTACTTTTGATGTAAACGGTCTTACTGTTCAGTTTACAGATGCTTCGCTTTTAGCAACTACACATACTTGGGATTTTGGAGATGGAACTACATCTACAGAAGTTAGTCCAATGCATACTTTTCCGGCTGAAGCTACTTATGACGTAACTTTAACAACAACCAATGAAGCAGGTGTTTCTAAATCTGAAACTAAAGCGGTTCCTGTAGGGGCTGTAAAACCTACTTTTAAAGCAATTGTTCAAAACGGTACTGCAGATGATTTTCAGGGAGAAACTGGTGATAATGCTGATGCGTGGGATATGACCCCAAATAGTAAAGTGAAATTAGATGCAGATAATGGTGTAGAATCAGATAGCCCTTATAGAGCATTATGGAATAATTCAGATTTAAATAGTTATATAGACACAGCTTTTGGAACAAATGAGCAACCAGGTTCATCTAGTGATGGTTCTTATGTGAATGGAGAAAAAACAAGGTCAGTTAAACTTGCTAATGATTCTAGACGTTTATACCAACTTGTAGAAGTAGAAGCGGGTGTTGTGTATTCTTTTACAATTGATACTCGTTCTGAAGCAGAAGGAATAAATACCGAGGTATTTATTTTAAATAATGAAATTACTTCAGAAGAAGATATCAATACAGATCCTGCAAATAATAGTAATGTAGACGCTTATTTAAATATTACAAATGATTATAATTCTAGTAAAGGATCTGCAAGTGATAATACATTTACAACGAGCACATTTACTTTTAAAGCTACATCAAATATTGTTGTAATTTATGCAAGAGCATTAAAAGCTGTAGATAGTAGTAATGAAGTATTTATCGATAATATAGATATTATTACTCCTGGGTTTTAA
- a CDS encoding PKD domain-containing protein gives MKKYLFNLKYIVLGSMITLSSCVSNDLPGVGDLEDFTSPTPFYSFTDVTSSEFDCNDVELWAKYEYNFQAGSNLAVNGTQYDWEVTPAEGVTFINKDLPILEQSIDGELATVVALEKEIAKIEFKLPCESNQDKKTVLEATLADLQVQLQAAKDEVSEEVTQNVAALNTQISELPAATLQDRELIFSFPDPGTYTVGLTVTDNLGKSAYTEKTVTVNQAIPTIATPEIGEPGFDDGTLFDGTGDGRDSWRAPSSKDWGSVFQINSKSELGVLPSGLQAAKFPADGSRTGYQEIEVTPGATYVLTYFSELDTNNVGDVTVSLISTNAKTLAESKLEANIIASRTDSSVGRVDDVFKKHAITFEAGVNESVIILLTNSNTECRLDAFDIIVKQ, from the coding sequence ATGAAAAAATATTTGTTTAATTTAAAATATATTGTTTTAGGGTCAATGATTACTCTAAGCTCTTGTGTCAGTAATGATTTACCAGGAGTTGGTGATTTAGAAGACTTTACGAGTCCAACACCATTTTACAGTTTTACAGACGTTACATCTTCAGAATTTGATTGTAATGATGTGGAATTATGGGCAAAATATGAGTATAATTTTCAGGCAGGTTCTAATTTGGCTGTAAATGGTACGCAATACGATTGGGAAGTAACACCAGCTGAAGGAGTCACTTTTATTAATAAAGATTTGCCAATACTAGAGCAATCTATAGACGGAGAATTAGCAACGGTTGTTGCTTTAGAAAAGGAGATTGCTAAAATTGAGTTTAAATTACCTTGTGAATCAAACCAAGATAAAAAAACAGTTTTAGAAGCAACTCTTGCAGATTTACAAGTGCAACTGCAAGCCGCTAAAGATGAGGTGTCAGAAGAGGTTACGCAAAATGTAGCTGCTTTAAATACACAAATTTCAGAATTACCAGCTGCAACTTTACAAGATCGAGAATTAATTTTTTCTTTTCCTGATCCAGGGACGTATACTGTTGGTTTAACAGTAACAGATAACCTTGGTAAATCTGCTTATACAGAAAAAACGGTAACCGTAAACCAAGCAATACCTACAATAGCAACACCAGAAATTGGAGAGCCAGGTTTTGATGATGGTACTTTATTTGATGGTACAGGAGATGGTAGAGATTCTTGGAGAGCACCAAGCAGTAAAGATTGGGGAAGCGTATTTCAAATCAATTCAAAATCTGAGTTAGGTGTTTTACCTTCTGGTTTACAGGCGGCTAAATTTCCTGCAGATGGGTCTAGAACAGGCTATCAAGAAATTGAGGTTACTCCTGGAGCAACGTATGTGTTAACGTATTTTAGTGAGTTAGATACCAATAATGTAGGAGACGTAACGGTTTCTTTAATTAGTACAAATGCTAAAACACTTGCAGAGTCTAAATTAGAAGCTAATATTATTGCATCTAGAACAGACAGTAGTGTTGGGCGTGTAGATGATGTATTTAAAAAACATGCTATTACTTTTGAAGCAGGTGTAAATGAGTCTGTAATTATTTTACTTACAAATTCGAATACGGAATGTAGACTTGATGCATTTGATATAATAGTTAAACAATAA
- a CDS encoding RagB/SusD family nutrient uptake outer membrane protein has product MKTYKYLFLLLMSLSIVSCSDLIEEPVGVLAPDGFFQTPKDIQTAVDGAFTHAINEKFWGRKLSIALMLRSDMVDLASDESRRREHNEMTTLTDNGMISEFWLKTYQGIAAANLAIDGASYVDVADELKNPVTAQAYFIRAFYYFHLVRQFGAIPYIDAPISDAAAATALSRTPVSEVYTNIISDLEYAKQWLPNTQASRAIPAKSAASSYLALVYLTIGEYQKAFTEAKDVINKKGTYGLDLEPNFQDLFDATKIDASKEPIFALDYNNFEAPNNGYDQIAPMVGIRGNILNGGGWSVAVPALKVYDTWDANDYRRAVSMEDKAVFKGDHDDNPDTADTEMQYDYTQFGIAPGSLHKFAKQRPYIAKYGRFPGAFARGNGRATSHNYSMMRYAEVLLIAAEAAVEINDNSSATTYLNEVRARARSGGSIAEYGGLPAVTVAASSVPADITGTVTVDNVLEERRLELAFECKRWYDIARRKIGTTTFSASGLEGAKAAFSADDYLMPLPGDELERMPNLTQNPGY; this is encoded by the coding sequence ATGAAAACATATAAATATTTATTCTTGTTATTGATGAGTTTATCAATAGTAAGTTGTTCAGATTTAATTGAAGAACCCGTAGGAGTATTAGCTCCAGATGGTTTCTTTCAAACTCCAAAAGATATACAAACAGCCGTAGACGGTGCATTTACTCACGCTATTAATGAAAAGTTTTGGGGTAGAAAATTGTCTATAGCCTTAATGTTACGTTCTGATATGGTAGATCTTGCTTCTGATGAATCAAGAAGAAGAGAGCATAATGAAATGACTACTTTAACCGATAATGGAATGATTAGTGAATTTTGGTTAAAAACATATCAAGGAATTGCAGCTGCTAATTTAGCAATTGACGGAGCTTCTTATGTAGATGTTGCTGATGAACTTAAAAACCCTGTTACTGCTCAAGCATATTTTATTAGAGCTTTTTATTACTTTCATTTAGTAAGACAATTTGGGGCCATTCCTTATATTGACGCACCTATTTCAGATGCAGCTGCCGCAACTGCTTTAAGTAGAACTCCAGTTTCTGAAGTATATACTAATATTATTTCTGATTTAGAATATGCAAAACAATGGTTACCAAATACACAAGCTTCTAGAGCAATACCTGCCAAATCTGCAGCAAGTTCATACTTAGCTTTAGTTTATTTAACAATTGGTGAATACCAAAAAGCTTTTACAGAAGCTAAGGATGTTATAAATAAGAAAGGAACTTATGGATTAGATTTAGAACCAAATTTTCAAGACTTATTCGATGCTACTAAAATAGATGCTTCAAAAGAACCAATATTTGCTTTAGATTACAATAACTTTGAAGCTCCAAATAATGGATATGATCAAATAGCACCAATGGTAGGTATTAGAGGTAATATCTTAAACGGTGGAGGTTGGTCTGTTGCAGTTCCTGCTTTAAAGGTTTATGATACTTGGGATGCAAATGATTACAGAAGAGCTGTAAGTATGGAAGACAAGGCTGTCTTTAAAGGAGATCATGATGATAATCCAGATACAGCCGATACAGAAATGCAATATGATTATACTCAATTTGGTATTGCTCCTGGTTCTCTTCACAAATTCGCTAAACAGCGTCCTTACATTGCAAAATACGGTCGTTTTCCTGGAGCCTTTGCTCGTGGTAATGGTAGAGCAACAAGTCATAACTATTCTATGATGCGTTATGCAGAAGTATTATTAATTGCTGCTGAAGCAGCTGTAGAAATAAATGATAACTCTTCAGCAACTACATATTTAAATGAAGTTAGAGCTAGAGCAAGATCTGGTGGAAGTATAGCCGAATATGGTGGTTTACCAGCTGTTACTGTAGCAGCAAGTTCTGTACCAGCAGATATTACTGGAACTGTTACCGTTGATAATGTTTTAGAAGAACGTAGACTTGAATTAGCATTTGAGTGTAAAAGATGGTACGACATTGCTAGAAGAAAAATTGGTACCACTACATTTAGTGCTTCTGGTTTAGAAGGTGCTAAGGCTGCTTTTTCTGCAGACGATTACTTAATGCCTTTACCTGGAGATGAATTAGAAAGAATGCCTAATTTAACTCAGAACCCTGGTTACTAA
- a CDS encoding RagB/SusD family nutrient uptake outer membrane protein, producing the protein MKNIYKSIIVGFSFVALLSSCETELDLSNPTALSLEELLQTNDGFLALSNGVLDAYQKIPANEFLLTELRSDNVRANSENGNFPAINSYNVDPNNGDVATYYSNNMHVIKHANTIIDNRFLAPKNQQYTVGEAYFMRALSHFNLVRAYQNIPFIDKVLDVTQKEALDYPQLPEAEVYAKIIEDFKTSIAYLNDAAINRYRPSKGAAICLAAKAYLSQPNPNYVEAELLLASVVENNGAYNYDLLSTDRAAGLSDRDYFATLSIDYGHVFGNQFTGSFSESDLASDPVLDGDWSNNSGLEINDEVIFSIAYDLVSSDNYVTSDSGLNDQVETDSESHSFAMTLQGPSNGVNIATLDFLKVMTPELQPVRFPASVMALDYNAFLSNNTIDVFNAKFPNDGEIGDTDWIVLRYADVLLLYSEAILSGGDSTTDTRAIEAFNKVRRRAGLEEVVVLTKQGLLDERRVEFVYENQRLYDLVRFGEADNVLSKFSTDNSLNYSSGKKYLPFPQRERDNLPNFYNQNDGY; encoded by the coding sequence ATGAAAAATATATATAAAAGTATAATCGTTGGTTTTTCTTTCGTAGCTTTATTATCAAGTTGTGAAACAGAACTAGACCTTAGTAACCCAACAGCGCTTTCTTTAGAAGAGTTGTTGCAAACAAATGATGGTTTTTTAGCGTTATCAAATGGAGTTTTAGATGCGTATCAAAAAATTCCGGCAAATGAATTTTTATTAACAGAATTAAGATCAGATAATGTTAGAGCAAATTCAGAGAACGGAAATTTTCCAGCAATAAATTCCTATAACGTAGATCCTAATAATGGAGATGTGGCAACTTATTATTCTAATAATATGCATGTAATTAAACATGCAAATACCATTATTGATAATAGGTTCTTAGCACCAAAAAACCAACAATACACAGTTGGAGAAGCTTATTTTATGAGAGCTCTAAGTCATTTTAATTTGGTAAGAGCATATCAAAATATTCCTTTTATAGACAAAGTTTTAGATGTTACCCAAAAGGAAGCGTTAGATTATCCTCAATTACCGGAAGCAGAAGTGTATGCAAAAATTATAGAAGATTTTAAAACCTCAATTGCTTATTTAAATGATGCTGCAATAAATAGATATCGTCCTTCTAAAGGAGCTGCAATTTGTTTAGCTGCAAAAGCATATTTAAGTCAACCAAATCCTAATTATGTAGAAGCAGAATTATTATTAGCTTCTGTTGTAGAAAATAATGGAGCATATAATTATGACTTGTTATCTACAGATAGAGCTGCTGGTTTATCAGATCGTGATTATTTTGCTACTTTATCAATAGATTATGGACATGTATTTGGTAATCAGTTTACAGGTAGTTTTTCAGAATCAGATTTAGCATCAGATCCTGTGTTAGATGGAGATTGGTCTAATAACTCAGGTTTAGAAATTAACGACGAAGTTATTTTTTCAATTGCTTACGATTTAGTTAGTAGTGATAATTATGTAACTAGTGATAGTGGTTTAAATGACCAAGTAGAAACAGACTCAGAATCTCATAGTTTTGCTATGACATTACAAGGACCTTCTAATGGTGTAAATATTGCAACATTAGATTTCTTAAAAGTAATGACACCAGAATTACAACCGGTAAGATTTCCTGCTTCTGTGATGGCTTTAGATTACAATGCTTTTTTATCTAATAATACCATAGATGTTTTTAATGCTAAATTTCCAAATGATGGAGAGATTGGAGATACCGATTGGATTGTTTTAAGATATGCAGATGTATTATTATTGTATTCAGAAGCAATTTTATCTGGTGGAGATTCTACAACAGACACCAGAGCAATTGAAGCATTTAATAAAGTGAGACGTAGAGCTGGTTTAGAAGAAGTTGTTGTATTAACAAAACAAGGATTGTTAGATGAAAGAAGAGTTGAGTTTGTATATGAAAACCAACGATTATATGATTTAGTAAGATTTGGAGAAGCAGATAATGTTTTATCTAAGTTTTCTACAGATAATAGTTTAAACTATTCTAGTGGAAAGAAATACTTACCATTCCCTCAAAGAGAAAGAGATAATTTGCCTAATTTTTATAATCAAAATGATGGATACTAA
- a CDS encoding MFS transporter — MKVKGLRWFIIGLIFLASVINYIDRSALAVMWGNENLPGSISYDLGLTKEHYGYILNIFMVAYALGQLFSGKLFDKVGTRIGYVISIGIWGLSSFLHSTVRGFIGLAFFRSTLGLSEAGNWPGGVKSNAEWFPIKERAIAQGLFNAGASIGSVIAPPFIAMIFVAYGWRTTFMVVGSFGLLWIIPWFLINKAGPKKHPWITKEEQKYILDGQSQADRDAKEDDKGLTLKEILSHKEAWSIVVGRFFLEPIWWLFVGWMPIYLFDVYGFDVKEVGMFAWVPYVGAAIGSIAGGYVSGQIISRTNSLDKGRKYTILIGGVIMFLGLVATILFGNTPERFVGIVFVVLFGFQFAIGNVQTLPSDFFNGKNVGSLAGLGGMVGVFSVIIMNFLVPLVTKVSYTPVFVGIAIFVPLGVGAIYYFAKEIKSVE, encoded by the coding sequence ATGAAAGTAAAAGGATTAAGGTGGTTTATTATTGGGTTGATATTTTTAGCCTCGGTAATTAACTACATTGACAGAAGTGCATTAGCTGTAATGTGGGGAAACGAAAACTTACCAGGTTCAATCTCTTACGATTTAGGCTTAACAAAAGAACATTACGGTTACATTCTTAACATTTTTATGGTAGCATACGCTTTAGGGCAATTGTTTTCTGGTAAATTGTTTGATAAAGTAGGTACGCGTATTGGTTATGTTATTAGTATTGGTATTTGGGGACTTTCTTCTTTCTTACATTCTACAGTTAGAGGTTTTATAGGTCTTGCATTTTTTAGAAGTACATTAGGTTTGTCTGAGGCAGGGAACTGGCCAGGTGGAGTTAAAAGTAACGCAGAATGGTTTCCTATTAAAGAACGTGCAATTGCACAAGGTTTGTTTAATGCAGGCGCCTCTATTGGTTCTGTTATTGCACCGCCATTTATTGCAATGATTTTTGTAGCTTATGGTTGGAGAACTACATTTATGGTGGTTGGATCTTTTGGTCTTTTATGGATTATTCCTTGGTTTCTTATTAATAAAGCAGGACCAAAGAAACATCCTTGGATAACTAAAGAAGAGCAAAAATACATTTTAGATGGTCAAAGTCAAGCAGATCGTGATGCGAAAGAAGATGATAAAGGTTTAACGTTAAAAGAAATTTTATCTCATAAAGAAGCTTGGTCTATCGTTGTTGGTCGTTTCTTTTTAGAGCCAATATGGTGGTTATTTGTAGGTTGGATGCCTATCTATTTATTCGATGTTTATGGATTTGATGTAAAAGAAGTAGGTATGTTTGCTTGGGTACCTTATGTGGGTGCTGCTATTGGTAGTATTGCCGGAGGATATGTTTCTGGGCAAATTATTTCTAGAACAAACTCTTTAGATAAAGGTAGAAAGTATACCATTTTAATTGGTGGTGTAATAATGTTCTTAGGTTTAGTAGCAACCATATTATTTGGTAATACACCAGAACGTTTTGTAGGTATTGTATTTGTAGTATTATTTGGTTTCCAATTTGCAATTGGTAATGTGCAAACTTTACCAAGTGATTTCTTTAATGGTAAAAACGTTGGTTCGTTAGCCGGATTAGGTGGTATGGTTGGTGTATTTTCTGTTATTATTATGAACTTTCTTGTTCCTTTAGTAACTAAAGTTTCTTATACACCTGTATTTGTTGGGATTGCAATTTTTGTTCCATTAGGAGTAGGCGCAATCTATTACTTCGCTAAAGAAATTAAATCTGTAGAATAA
- a CDS encoding TonB-dependent receptor, producing MNLKIKLVLMLMLFVSAVNYAQESVTVTGSVTSKVDQQPILGANIIIAGTTTGTSTDFDGNYQLKVKSGDVLQFSYVGFASKSVTFTNQKTINVALDEDASLLEEIVVVGYGARKKSDITGSVSSVTADELNAFPVLDAAQAMQGRAAGVVVQSNNGGEPGAPISIKIRGNTSIGASSDPLIVVDGFIGASMPQANDIKSLEILKDASATAIYGSRGSNGVIMVTTKKGRNGKMVVEFNSTFAVQTTANRLDLLNADEFATYQKIIDPLYTQGTADTDWQDLIYTTGATQNHQFSFSGGSDKINFYASGNYFKQDGIIVNSGFEKMTFLSNIDAQISDKLKLGMNLFGSRGTKNGVATQSDGSVTVGGDDVISLAMRFAPDLGVTDSQGVFTTNSVGDPVDNPYAVATERQDETKTDNFRINFYGNYDILENLAFKSTFGLSTKNATRGIYQPSSLIITASNEGGKASLANTRTTNFLNENYLTYKKEIGKGDLTLLAGISYQKNVAEYFRAAGNGFISDSFSYYALDKATTLLQPDSYLQEYEIQSQFGRVNYDYDDKYLITATVRRDGASNFAANHKYAIFPSAALGWKVSNENFLKENETISNLKLRASYGITGNPSIPPYGSLAKLSSLYASSNGQTVNAISTDQAANPDLKWESSYQTNLGVDLGLVNNRIKLSLDYYNIDTKDLILTNAGIPEIFGNTNTASLANLGEINNSGIEIALNTRNISNDNFSWNTDFNLSANKNKVIKLVKGADVFNNGAPSYLSSSGTTRTNVLREGEEVGLFYGYDYAGVYQGGALPEGTAVTAGSVAGDPLFRDVEADGVINAEDRTIIGNPNADFTFGITNNFSYKNFDLSIFFQGSQGGEIFNMTNVVLYNGDANTTRDNLNNAWTPTNTDTNIPRIGNNSNREFSSRFVEDGSYIRLKNIALGYNFPSEVIENLGIDNLRLSVSAQNLLTITDYSGLDPEVNYAGSSSGNANQSANTVSGFDFGNYPTVKSVNFSLNIKF from the coding sequence ATGAACTTAAAAATTAAGTTAGTACTCATGTTAATGCTTTTTGTAAGTGCAGTTAATTATGCACAAGAAAGTGTAACAGTAACCGGAAGTGTAACTTCCAAAGTAGATCAACAACCTATTTTAGGGGCCAATATTATCATTGCTGGTACCACAACAGGAACTAGTACAGATTTTGATGGTAATTATCAATTAAAAGTAAAAAGTGGAGACGTTTTACAATTTTCTTATGTAGGTTTTGCTTCAAAATCAGTGACATTTACAAATCAAAAAACAATAAACGTAGCGTTAGATGAAGATGCTAGTTTGTTAGAAGAGATTGTGGTTGTAGGGTATGGTGCTAGAAAAAAGAGCGATATTACTGGTTCAGTATCATCAGTTACAGCAGATGAATTAAATGCTTTTCCTGTGTTAGACGCAGCACAAGCAATGCAAGGTCGTGCAGCTGGTGTTGTTGTACAATCTAATAATGGTGGTGAGCCAGGAGCTCCTATTAGTATTAAAATTAGAGGTAACACTTCTATTGGTGCAAGTAGTGATCCACTTATTGTTGTTGATGGTTTTATTGGAGCTAGTATGCCTCAAGCAAATGACATTAAATCTTTAGAAATTTTAAAAGATGCATCTGCAACAGCAATTTATGGTTCTAGAGGTTCTAATGGGGTAATAATGGTTACAACTAAAAAAGGTAGAAATGGTAAAATGGTTGTAGAGTTCAACTCTACATTTGCTGTACAAACCACTGCAAATAGATTAGATCTTTTAAATGCTGATGAATTTGCAACATACCAAAAAATCATTGACCCTTTATATACTCAAGGTACTGCTGATACAGATTGGCAAGATTTAATTTACACTACAGGTGCTACTCAGAATCATCAATTTTCTTTTTCAGGAGGTTCAGATAAAATAAATTTTTACGCTTCTGGTAACTATTTTAAACAAGATGGAATTATTGTAAACTCTGGTTTTGAAAAAATGACTTTCTTATCTAATATTGATGCTCAGATTTCTGATAAATTAAAATTAGGAATGAATCTTTTTGGAAGTAGAGGTACTAAAAATGGTGTTGCAACTCAATCTGATGGTTCTGTTACAGTTGGTGGAGATGATGTGATTTCTTTAGCAATGAGATTTGCTCCAGATTTAGGAGTAACAGATTCACAAGGTGTATTTACAACAAATAGTGTTGGTGACCCTGTAGATAATCCATATGCAGTAGCAACAGAAAGACAAGATGAAACTAAAACAGATAATTTTAGAATAAATTTTTATGGGAATTATGATATTTTAGAAAATCTTGCATTTAAATCAACATTTGGTTTAAGTACTAAAAATGCTACTAGAGGTATTTATCAGCCGTCATCATTAATTATTACAGCATCTAATGAAGGTGGAAAAGCTAGTTTAGCTAATACAAGAACAACAAACTTTTTAAATGAAAACTATTTAACCTATAAGAAAGAAATAGGAAAAGGTGACTTAACTTTATTAGCAGGTATTTCTTACCAAAAAAATGTTGCAGAATATTTTAGAGCTGCAGGTAATGGTTTTATCTCTGATAGTTTTTCTTACTATGCTTTAGATAAAGCAACTACATTATTACAACCAGATTCTTATTTACAGGAATACGAGATTCAATCTCAATTTGGTAGGGTAAATTATGATTATGATGATAAATATTTAATTACTGCAACTGTAAGAAGAGATGGTGCTTCTAACTTTGCTGCAAATCATAAATATGCAATATTTCCTTCTGCTGCTTTAGGTTGGAAAGTTTCTAATGAAAACTTTTTAAAAGAAAATGAAACAATTTCTAATTTAAAATTAAGAGCTAGTTATGGTATTACTGGTAATCCATCAATTCCTCCTTATGGGTCTTTAGCAAAATTATCTAGTTTGTATGCTTCTAGTAACGGACAAACTGTAAATGCAATTTCTACAGATCAAGCTGCAAACCCAGATTTAAAATGGGAATCTTCTTACCAAACAAATTTAGGGGTAGATTTAGGTTTAGTAAATAATAGAATAAAACTATCTTTAGATTATTATAATATTGATACTAAAGATTTAATTTTAACCAATGCTGGTATCCCAGAAATTTTTGGAAATACAAATACTGCAAGTTTAGCTAATTTAGGAGAAATTAATAATAGTGGTATTGAAATAGCTTTAAATACTAGAAATATTTCTAACGATAACTTTAGCTGGAATACTGATTTTAACTTATCTGCTAACAAGAATAAAGTAATTAAATTAGTAAAAGGAGCAGATGTATTTAACAACGGTGCGCCTAGTTATTTAAGTAGTTCAGGAACTACAAGAACAAATGTTTTAAGAGAAGGTGAAGAAGTTGGGTTGTTTTATGGTTATGATTATGCAGGTGTTTACCAAGGTGGTGCTTTGCCAGAAGGTACAGCAGTAACTGCCGGAAGTGTTGCAGGAGACCCATTGTTTAGAGATGTAGAGGCAGATGGTGTTATTAATGCAGAAGATAGAACTATTATTGGAAACCCTAACGCAGATTTTACTTTTGGTATTACAAACAACTTTAGCTATAAAAATTTCGATTTGAGTATCTTTTTCCAAGGTTCTCAAGGTGGTGAAATTTTTAATATGACAAATGTTGTACTGTATAATGGTGATGCAAATACTACAAGAGACAACTTAAATAATGCTTGGACACCAACAAATACAGATACAAATATACCACGTATTGGTAACAATAGTAATAGAGAATTCTCTTCTCGTTTTGTTGAAGACGGTAGTTATATAAGATTAAAAAATATTGCTTTAGGATATAATTTCCCTAGTGAAGTTATTGAAAATTTAGGTATAGATAATTTAAGATTGTCAGTAAGTGCACAAAACTTATTAACTATTACAGACTATTCTGGTTTAGATCCTGAAGTCAACTACGCAGGTTCTTCTTCTGGAAACGCAAATCAGTCTGCTAATACAGTTTCAGGATTTGATTTTGGAAACTATCCAACAGTAAAATCTGTAAACTTTAGTCTTAATATTAAATTTTAA
- a CDS encoding FadR/GntR family transcriptional regulator, with amino-acid sequence MKLDVLTKNENQKVQNLIIKGIKELINYKNLEPGDKLPSERMLSEKFEVSRSNVREAIQKLEFYGLLKSIPQSGTFVANIGVVAMNGMIDDILRLEKSDFKSLVETRILLELKTARLAALRRTDDDLLQLNEALQAYKNKVDNGEEAVQEDLLFHLAIAKASGNSTMNTFMLIITPEIITNFKKHHVCDANLSQRGITDHQAIFDAIKDKNPQLAKQKMKEHFRELYMYCYNIE; translated from the coding sequence ATGAAATTAGATGTACTTACTAAAAATGAAAATCAAAAAGTTCAAAATTTAATAATTAAAGGGATCAAAGAGCTTATTAATTATAAAAATTTAGAACCTGGAGATAAGTTGCCTTCAGAAAGAATGCTTTCAGAAAAATTTGAAGTAAGTAGAAGTAATGTAAGAGAAGCAATTCAAAAACTAGAGTTTTATGGTCTTCTTAAGTCAATTCCACAAAGTGGAACCTTTGTAGCAAACATTGGTGTTGTAGCAATGAACGGAATGATAGATGATATCTTACGTTTAGAAAAATCAGATTTTAAATCACTAGTAGAAACAAGAATATTATTAGAATTAAAAACAGCAAGATTAGCAGCTTTAAGAAGAACAGATGATGATTTACTTCAGTTAAATGAAGCGCTTCAAGCATATAAAAATAAAGTAGATAATGGGGAAGAAGCTGTTCAGGAGGATTTATTATTTCATTTGGCAATAGCAAAAGCCAGTGGTAACAGTACAATGAATACCTTTATGCTAATTATTACTCCAGAGATTATTACTAATTTTAAGAAACATCATGTCTGTGATGCAAACTTATCACAAAGAGGTATAACGGATCATCAAGCTATTTTTGATGCAATCAAAGACAAGAACCCGCAACTAGCAAAACAAAAAATGAAAGAGCACTTTAGAGAACTCTACATGTATTGTTATAATATAGAGTAG